The Flavobacterium sp. 1 genome contains the following window.
AAATCAAATGTTATTCCACAAAAACAAGCAGGATATGTGGCAATTGGTGTAAAAGTACTTTTAGGAGATTTCTATACTGACAAAGCAAGATTATTAGCTGATTTGATTAAAAATTATGGAGCCAACGAATTGCGTTTTTCATTAAGACAAAACATCGTTATTCGTAATATTAAAGAAGAAAACTTACCTTTCTTTTACCAAGAATTAGCCAAATTAGAAATGGTTAGTTTAGGATATGATACCATCGGAGATATCACGGCTTGTCCTGGGACAGATACTTGTAATTTAGGAATTGCAAGCAGTACGGGAATTGCAGATGAATTAGAAAGAGTAATCAAAGCAGAATTTCCTCAATACAGCAACAACACAGAAATTGAAATCAAAATCAGTGGTTGTATGAATGCTTGCGGACAGCACAATATGTCAGCAATTGGTTTCCAAGGAATGTCTATCAACTCAGGAAAATTAGTAGCGCCAGCGTTACAGGTTTTATTGGGAGGAGGAAGATTAGGAAATGGAGCAGGACGTTTTTCTGATAAAGTAATCAAAATACCAAGCCGAAGAGGGCCGGATGCTTTGCGATTAATTTTAAATGATTATGAAGCCAATGGAAATGGACAATCATTCCTTAATTATTATGATGCCAAAGGAGAGAAATATTTCTATGAATTCTTAAAACCATTAGCGGATGTAACTAATTTGACCGATGCAGATTTTGTGGATTGGGGTAATGCCGATAACTATGTGAAAGCAGTTGGAGTTGGAGAATGTGCTGGTGTTGTAATTGATTTAGTAGCTACGTTATTATTCGAAGCTAAAGATAAATTAATCGTGGCTCAGGAATCTTTCGCAGACGGAAAATGGTCAGATTCTATTTATCAAGCCTATGCTGGATTCGTAAATGGAGCGAAAGCTTTATTGTTATCTGAAAACGAAAAAACAAATACGCATTCAGGAATTATCGATTTATTTGATACTGTTTTTGTTGCAACTAATAAAATTCAATTGGATTCAACTTTTACTGAGTTGGTTTACCAAATCAATAAAAATGAGCCTTCAGAAGCTTTTGCAAAAGAATATATTGAGCAGGGAATTGCCTTTTTCGATAAAATTGAAACATATAGAGCCAAAGATTTAGCTGATGCTTAATACAATAAAACCCAAAGTAACTTTAGTTGGTGCCGGTCCTGGAGATCCAGACTTGCTTACGCTAAAAGGCGCAAATGCACTGGCTGAAGCGAACGTGGTTTTGTATGATGCCTTGGCAAATGAAGAAATATTGAAGCACGCTCCTCACAATGCCATCAAGATTTTTGTTGGAAAACAAATTGGAAATCACGCCTACACGCAAGACCAAATCAATCAGTTGATTGTTGACAACGCTTTGACGTATGGAAATGTGGTGCGCTTAAAAGGGGGAGATTCTTTTGTTTTTGGAAGAGGAAGTGAAGAAATAGATTACGCAGAAAGTTTTGGAATTCCTACATTTGTGGTTCCCGGAATTTCATCGGCGATTGCAGTTCCTGCTTATCAGGGGATTTCATTGACCAAAAGAGGAACTTCAGAAAGTTTTTGGGTAATAACGGGAACAACTTCCGACAGAAATTTGTCTAGTGATATCGCTCTCGCAGCACAATCATCAGCAACGATTGTGATTTTGATGGGAATGAGTAAACTGTCTCATATTGTGGCACTATTTCAAAAGGAATCCAAAGGAAAAACTCCCGTTGCGATTATTCAAAACGGAACAATGCCAAACGAAAAAATAGGCGTGGGAACAATTGACACGATTCAGGAAGTGGCTGTCAAAAATAATTTAAGCTCGCCGGCAATTATCATAATTGGAGAAGTAGTCAAAGAGAGCAATAAGTTGAAAGGTTTTTACGAGCAATTCGTAACTGCTGAAATAAAATTATAATGGAAAGGAACGAATTATACCCTATTTTTTTAAAACTGCATAACATTAATGTACTTATTGTAGGTGGTGGAAACGTTGGTTTGGAAAAGCTGTCGTTTATGTTGAAATCTAGTCCCAATGCCAATGTTGAGGTTGTGGCAACAAAGTTCTTACCCGAATTGGAAGCATTAGTCGAAAAATATCCTTCGGTAAAATTGACCAAAGCGAAGTTCAAGAAAAAAATGCTGAAAAAACGCCACATGGTTATCGCTTGCACCGATGATTTGAAAGTCAATAAAAGGGTTTATGAGTTAGCTCGAAAGCGTTATTTGATTTGCAATATTGCCGACACACCCGATTTATGCGATTATTATTTGGGTGGCATCGTAACTAAAGGAAATGTAAAAATTGCCATTTCAACCAACGGAAAATCGCCAACAACGGCCAAAAGATTACGCGAGTTTTTTGAAGAAGTAATTCCGGAAGACATCAATAAAATGGTCGAAAACCTGAATGAATATCGCAAAACCTTAAAAGGTAATTTTGAAGAAAAAGTTCAAAAGATGAACGAAATCACCGAAGGATTGAAAAAAAAATAATATAAAAATAGCGGATGAAATTCTCTGATATTAGTCATATTTAGAAATTGAAAACATTCGTTTATTTGCGCACTAAATAAAAATAATAATAAGAAGTAAAATTTAAATATAATGGTTAAAACAGACATACTTATAATAGGAGCTGGGCCAACAGGTCTATTCGCCGTTTTCGAAGCAGGATTATTAAAATTAAAATGTCATATTTTGGATGCCTTACCGCAACCGGGAGGACAATTATCAGAATTGTATCCAAAGAAACCAATCTATGATATTCCGGGGTTCCCTGAAGTATTGGCTGGTGATTTGGTGGATAATTTAATGGAACAAATCAAGCAGTTTGAACCAGGATTTACTCTTGGAGAACGTGCAGAAACTATCGAAAAACAAGAAGACGGAAGTTTTATTGTGACTTCTAATAAAGGGAAGAAATTCCATGCGCCTGTTGTAGCTATTGCTGGAGGATTGGGAAGTTTTGAACCAAGAAAACCACTTATCGAAGACATTGAATTTTACGAAGATAAAGGAGTGAAATACTTTATCAAAAATCCTGAGAAATTCAGAGACAAGAGAGTCGTGATTTCTGGAGGTGGAGATTCCGCTTTGGACTGGAGTATTTTCTTGGCTAATGTCGCTTCAGAGGTAACTTTGATTCACCGCAGAAATGAATTTAGAGGAGCTCTTGATTCTGTTGAAAAAGTACAGGAATTGAAATCATCTGGAAAAATCAAAATGATTACTCCTGGAGAAGTAATTGGTTTAAACGGAGCAGAACATTTAGAGTCTGTTGATGTTGAAGAAGATGGTGCACACCAAAACATTAAAACCGATTTTTTCATTCCACTTTTTGGATTGACGCCAAAATTAGGTCCAATCGCACACTGGGGATTAGAAATCGAGAAAAATGCGATCAAAGTAGACAATGCTTTAGATTATCAAACAAATATTCCTGGAATCTTCGCCATTGGTGACGTAAACACGTATCCAGGGAAATTAAAATTGATTCTTTGCGGATTCCACGAAGCCACATTAATGTGTCAAGCGGCTTACCAAATCATCAATCCTGGTAAAAAATATGTAATGAAATACACCACCGTTTCCGGAGTTGACGGATTCGACGGTACTCGTAAAGAAGCTCCAAAAGCGGTAGTGAAAGCTATTGTATAGTTTCGGTTATTAGGTTTAAAAGTTTAAATTGTTTAAAAGTTTAAGTGTTGTGTGGTTCGGCGACAATCTTAAAACAACTTTAAACAATTTAAACTTTTTTTAAACCAATCTTAAACCTTCAAAAAAACTTGCAATTCTTGGCACTATGTCGTTACTTTGCAACGTTCCTTTTTTTATTGAAAGTTATCACGAAAGGCGGAGGGAAAAGACCCAATGAAACCTTAGCAACCCTTTACTTTTTTAAAGAAGGTGCTACATTCTACCACGCATCGCGCGGATAGATAACACAAGATACATCACGTATTTTTCAAACCTTTTCCTGATAACATTTCGATAATTTTTTAAAGCGAAAGATTGGTGCATTTTTTGCAGTCAACGTTCCCGCTGTACGCTATATCTTTTATTCTGAACCACAGAATAAAAGGTAATTGCGAGAGCAATTGGACATCGAGGCTAAAGAGCCAGAATTAGGAATTTTGGAAAAATAGTAATCAAAAAGCTTTGCGCCCTGGCGACTTAGCGGTTTAAAATAAGTTATGTCAACAATTCAAGAAGAAATAAAAAAGAGAATACTCGTGCTCGACGGAGCAATGGGGACAATGCTGCAACGTTATAATTTCTCCGAAGAAGATTTTCGTGGCGAACGATTCAAAGATTTCCCTCATCCGCTGAAAGGGAACAACGATTTATTGTCCCTAACGCAGCCACAGGCCATCAAAGCCGTGCACGCAGCTTATTTTGAAGCAGGAGCCGATATTGTAGAAACCAACACTTTCTCAGGAACCACGATAGGAATGGCGGATTATTACCTAGAAGAATATGTTTATGAATTGAACTATGAATCGGCAAAAATTGCCCGTGAAGTAGCCGATGAATTCACTGCCAAAAATCCAAACCAGCCTCGTTTTGTTGCCGGTTCAATAGGCCCGACAAACCGTACGGCGAGTATGTCGCCAGACGTAAACGATCCAGGATACAGAGCCGTAACTTTTGATGATTTGCGCATTGCTTACAAACAACAAGTTGAAGCCTTAATCGACGGCGGTTGCGATTTACTTTTGGTGGAAACCATTTTTGATACTTTAAATGCTAAAGCGGCACTTTTTGCAATCGAGCAAGTGAAAGAAGAACGCAATCTTGACATTCCAATCATGGTTTCAGGAACTATTACTGATGCTTCGGGAAGAACACTTTCTGGGCAAACGGTGGAAGCCTTTTTGGTTTCGGTTTCGCATATTCCGTTGTTGAGTGTAGGATTCAATTGTGCCCTTGGTGCCGATTTATTGAAACCGTATCTGCAGACTTTGTCTCATAACACTTCTTTCAACGTTTCGGCGCATCCAAATGCAGGATTGCCAAATGCCTTTGGGGAATATGATGAAACACCAGAGCAAATGCAGGCATTCATAAAAGAATATCTAGACGATAATTTAATAAACATCATAGGCGGCTGTTGCGGAACAACCCCAAATCATATCAAGTTGATTGCTGATATTGCGAAGGATTATAAACCGCGAGTT
Protein-coding sequences here:
- a CDS encoding homocysteine S-methyltransferase family protein translates to MSTIQEEIKKRILVLDGAMGTMLQRYNFSEEDFRGERFKDFPHPLKGNNDLLSLTQPQAIKAVHAAYFEAGADIVETNTFSGTTIGMADYYLEEYVYELNYESAKIAREVADEFTAKNPNQPRFVAGSIGPTNRTASMSPDVNDPGYRAVTFDDLRIAYKQQVEALIDGGCDLLLVETIFDTLNAKAALFAIEQVKEERNLDIPIMVSGTITDASGRTLSGQTVEAFLVSVSHIPLLSVGFNCALGADLLKPYLQTLSHNTSFNVSAHPNAGLPNAFGEYDETPEQMQAFIKEYLDDNLINIIGGCCGTTPNHIKLIADIAKDYKPRVSTAVM
- a CDS encoding HEPN domain-containing protein, with product MQSFRDEIENPIVQKEIIDLEKKIYSFRNGQIDDERFRSLRLARGIYGQRQEGVQMIRIKLPYGKVTSEQLNRITEVSDKYSTGRLHITTRQDIQIHYVSLDRTPELWADLAKDNITLREACGNTVRNITGSELAGVDVDEPFDVTPYAHGLFEYLLRNPICQEMGRKFKISFSSSDKDTALSYLHDLGFIPKIVNGEKGFKIMFAGGLGSQPSHAELLSEFVPVNQIIPTAEGIIRVFDRHGERAKRLKARMKFLIKDLGRDEFLRLVEEEKKALPFHSYEIDTTAFEGPITEPLLAVPSATIDDAAAFEVWKKSNVIPQKQAGYVAIGVKVLLGDFYTDKARLLADLIKNYGANELRFSLRQNIVIRNIKEENLPFFYQELAKLEMVSLGYDTIGDITACPGTDTCNLGIASSTGIADELERVIKAEFPQYSNNTEIEIKISGCMNACGQHNMSAIGFQGMSINSGKLVAPALQVLLGGGRLGNGAGRFSDKVIKIPSRRGPDALRLILNDYEANGNGQSFLNYYDAKGEKYFYEFLKPLADVTNLTDADFVDWGNADNYVKAVGVGECAGVVIDLVATLLFEAKDKLIVAQESFADGKWSDSIYQAYAGFVNGAKALLLSENEKTNTHSGIIDLFDTVFVATNKIQLDSTFTELVYQINKNEPSEAFAKEYIEQGIAFFDKIETYRAKDLADA
- a CDS encoding bifunctional precorrin-2 dehydrogenase/sirohydrochlorin ferrochelatase, which translates into the protein MERNELYPIFLKLHNINVLIVGGGNVGLEKLSFMLKSSPNANVEVVATKFLPELEALVEKYPSVKLTKAKFKKKMLKKRHMVIACTDDLKVNKRVYELARKRYLICNIADTPDLCDYYLGGIVTKGNVKIAISTNGKSPTTAKRLREFFEEVIPEDINKMVENLNEYRKTLKGNFEEKVQKMNEITEGLKKK
- a CDS encoding NAD(P)/FAD-dependent oxidoreductase, producing the protein MVKTDILIIGAGPTGLFAVFEAGLLKLKCHILDALPQPGGQLSELYPKKPIYDIPGFPEVLAGDLVDNLMEQIKQFEPGFTLGERAETIEKQEDGSFIVTSNKGKKFHAPVVAIAGGLGSFEPRKPLIEDIEFYEDKGVKYFIKNPEKFRDKRVVISGGGDSALDWSIFLANVASEVTLIHRRNEFRGALDSVEKVQELKSSGKIKMITPGEVIGLNGAEHLESVDVEEDGAHQNIKTDFFIPLFGLTPKLGPIAHWGLEIEKNAIKVDNALDYQTNIPGIFAIGDVNTYPGKLKLILCGFHEATLMCQAAYQIINPGKKYVMKYTTVSGVDGFDGTRKEAPKAVVKAIV
- the cobA gene encoding uroporphyrinogen-III C-methyltransferase encodes the protein MLNTIKPKVTLVGAGPGDPDLLTLKGANALAEANVVLYDALANEEILKHAPHNAIKIFVGKQIGNHAYTQDQINQLIVDNALTYGNVVRLKGGDSFVFGRGSEEIDYAESFGIPTFVVPGISSAIAVPAYQGISLTKRGTSESFWVITGTTSDRNLSSDIALAAQSSATIVILMGMSKLSHIVALFQKESKGKTPVAIIQNGTMPNEKIGVGTIDTIQEVAVKNNLSSPAIIIIGEVVKESNKLKGFYEQFVTAEIKL